The Corynebacterium coyleae genome segment TGGCGCCCGTTTCCGGGTGGTGTTCCCGGGACGTCCTCCGGAGGACGAGACGGCTGAGGATCTTATAGTCGAAGACGAGAACGAGACCCGCGTCATCCCGAAGAAAAGCTACAGCTAAACCCGTACAGAAAATGTACAGAAAACACTACGTTTCGTTTGGTGAGGTCGCAAGCGCCGCCACAGCGCGGTAGGGCATACTCGCAATCCATGAGCAATACGCGCGATTTCGGAGAGCAACCCAACGATGAAACCTCGAGCTTTCCGCACCAGACAACTGAAAACTACGACCAGGCACCGTATGTGCCAAGCGGTGGCGTGTACACGGTTCCGCCGCAATCCCAGGCTCCGAAGCGTCGCGCAGGCGTAGGAACCGCCTTTGCGGTTGCGTTGGTGACAGGCCTTGCAGCCGGTGGTGGTGCGGGTTACGTTGCGGGGTCGGCGGGATCGTCGCAAAGCGTAGATGCTCCGAGTGGAGAGCAGGCGCAAGAAAACGCCCTGGAGAATCCCTCTGTGTCGAATGCCGCGGAGGCACCAGATGGATCGGTAGAGAAGGTGGCGGCGCAGGTGCTGCCGTCGGTGGTGTCCATTGAGGTGGCCACGCGCTCTGGTGGGGCGGAGGGATCCGGCTCCATCATTTCCTCTGATGGGTATGTGCTGACCAACCACCATGTGATTGCCGCAGGTGCGCAGCCGGGGACCGAAATTCAAGTCACGCTCAACGATGGTTCTCGCCACCGCGCGCAGTATGTTGCCTCCGATGTGAACACCGACATTGGCGTGCTCAAGATCGAGGGCGTAGACAACTTGCCGGTGGTGCAGTTCGGCAATTCTAATGACCTGCGTGTGGGCCAGCAGGTCGTGGCGGTCGGCTCGCCGTTGGGTCTGTCTGCGACGGTGACCTCAGGTATTGTCTCTGCGCTCAACCGGCCGGTGCGCGCGAGCCAGGGTGGCGGCGAGAGCTCGCTGATGGACGGCATCCAGACGGATGCGGCGATCAACCCCGGTAACTCGGGCGGCCCGTTGGTGGATATGAACGGCAACCTGATCGGTATGAACTCGGCGATTGCGTCGCTGTCCCAGAGCAGCTTTGGCGGAGAGAGCTCCGGCGGTTCGATCGGTCTTGGGTTCTCCATTCCGTCGAACTTTGCCAAGCGAGTGGCAGATCAGCTGATCCGTAATGGTGAGGCGACACAACCGATGCTGGGTGTGCAGGTCAGCATCGCCCAGGCGATCACTGGCGGCGCTGTGGTTGCTGCGGTGGAGCCGGACAGCCCCGCGGAGCAGGCGGGCCTGAAACGGGGAGATGTGATCACGCGGTTGAATGACCGACTTATAGATTCAGCCGACGCGTTGATTGCCGCTACCCGTTCACAGGACTTTGGCCAGACAGTGACGCTGCAAGTGGAGCGTCAAGGAGAAGGTGAGCCGATTCCGGTAGAGGTGACCCTCAGCACAGAGTAAGTTCTTTAGAGACTTGCAATATTTTCTCACCGCGCTGACGGACGGGAGCCCGTTTTACGATGACTGAACTGTATGACTCGGTTGATCTTGCTGATCTGGACATGAACGAGCCGGACGATGCAACCCTTCGTGCCTCTGAGCTGGAGCAGGCTGCGCCGGAATCGCCGCGTGCCATTGTTGTGTTGGTGGGGGATCGTCGATACGACGCCCCCGGCGATAACACCGACAAGATGGTGGTGGAGCTCCTTAGCGAGTTCAATTACCGGGTTGACGGTGTGGTGCGGGTGAAGTCGAAGAAGTCCGATATCCGCAAGGCGATTGAGACCGGTGTCGTCGGTGGTGTGGACTTGGTGCTCACGCTCGGCGGTACGGGTGTTGGCCCGCGCGATAAGACGCCGGAGGCGACGCGCGGCATCATCGATAAGGTGGTGCCGGGGGTGAGCCAGGCGATTCGGGCGTCGGGGCAGGCGTGTGGCGCGGTTGATGCGTGCACCTCCCGCGGCATTTGCGGTGTATCCGGCTCTACGGTGGTGGTGAACCTGGCGTCGAGCCGTCAGGCGATTCGCGATGGCGTATCGACGATTGCCCCGCTGGTCACCCACCTCATCGGCGAACTCAACCAGTACTCGGTGTAGATAGCGCGCGGTGACAGTGCAGATGGAACGCAAGAGAAGAAGAGTCGTGCGTCGTGCGGATGTGGAATACGACCGCACGGCGGATAAGGCGCCGTCGCAACAACGCAAAAGCCCGGCGTTCGACGGCGAGCGCGAAGTGCTACTCGATGACGAAGAGCCGGGCTTGACTGGCCGCGCCTTCTACGAAGAGCAGCGGCCGCCGCATCACGGGGATTAGTTCAGCGGCTTCTGGGTGGAGTTCGGGTTCTGGTTGGACAGCAGGTCGCGGATTTCCGCGAGCAGCTCGGTCTCGGTCGGAGCCGGCTCCTCTGGGTCGACGCCCTTGCGACGCTTCTGTGTCTCGTCGAGCTTGTTCATCGGCATGACCAGCAGGAAGTAGATCACTGCAGCGATGAGCAGGAAGTTGATGATTGCGGTGATCAGTGCACCGAAGTCAACGAAGGTAGCCTCGTTGCCCTCACGGACGAAGAAGCCGAGGCCGGAGTAGTCCACGCCGCCGAGGGCTGCGAGGAACGGGTTGATAATGGAATCGGAAAATGCGGTGACGACAGCGGTGAAAGCTGCACCAATCACAACGCCAACGGCAAGGTCAATGACGTTGCCGCGCATGATGAAATCTTTAAAACCTTGAAGCATGTTAGGGAATACTAGGCGGTTGTATATGACGACTCAAAAGTAAGGTCAATGGGCCATCCAACGAGGCTGCGGCAACGGCTTCTGCTTGAGACTGCCGAAATAGCACAAGAACTGTACCTTTCTCACCTGAAGTAACCACGCGCCCGCCAGTCGCGACAGTGCGTGGCCCCTGTGCGATCACGTCCACCCGTGCACCGTGATGCAGCAGCGGAATGATGTCTGATTCCGCGACCGGAACCGGCACCAGAGAGAACTCTTCGCCGGGTGGTTCCTCCGCAACCAAGGTTGCGGTGAGATCCGGTCCGACAAGGCGTGTGGAGGTCACCACCTCACCAGCTGATGCCGCCGCGGCAAGAAGTTGGCCCTCCGCCAGCGCGAGATCAGACAGTGCCCCCTGCGGTACTGCGTCAGCTGGAAGTCGCCGCAGGGCCACGTCCTCGCCGGTAAGCGTCGTGCCGGGCGCAACCTCACGGGCAAAGACAACCACCGCTGGATCATCGCGGGACACACCGACGATGACGTGCAACGTCGCGGCGATGACAAGAACCACCGCAACGATGCGACGAATGATGACAGACCGGCGGTATCCGGGCGTGCGCAACTGCGCGAACTGTGCGTGAAGGTCCATAGGTATCTGACGGACCCTGCACTACCCCGGTTCCCTCAGACCCTAAAAAATCCGCTTGGGGTGATGATGTAGTCCACGGGTTGGTCGTGGTCGTCGCAAGGCACGG includes the following:
- a CDS encoding MogA/MoaB family molybdenum cofactor biosynthesis protein, which translates into the protein MTELYDSVDLADLDMNEPDDATLRASELEQAAPESPRAIVVLVGDRRYDAPGDNTDKMVVELLSEFNYRVDGVVRVKSKKSDIRKAIETGVVGGVDLVLTLGGTGVGPRDKTPEATRGIIDKVVPGVSQAIRASGQACGAVDACTSRGICGVSGSTVVVNLASSRQAIRDGVSTIAPLVTHLIGELNQYSV
- a CDS encoding S1C family serine protease, which codes for MSNTRDFGEQPNDETSSFPHQTTENYDQAPYVPSGGVYTVPPQSQAPKRRAGVGTAFAVALVTGLAAGGGAGYVAGSAGSSQSVDAPSGEQAQENALENPSVSNAAEAPDGSVEKVAAQVLPSVVSIEVATRSGGAEGSGSIISSDGYVLTNHHVIAAGAQPGTEIQVTLNDGSRHRAQYVASDVNTDIGVLKIEGVDNLPVVQFGNSNDLRVGQQVVAVGSPLGLSATVTSGIVSALNRPVRASQGGGESSLMDGIQTDAAINPGNSGGPLVDMNGNLIGMNSAIASLSQSSFGGESSGGSIGLGFSIPSNFAKRVADQLIRNGEATQPMLGVQVSIAQAITGGAVVAAVEPDSPAEQAGLKRGDVITRLNDRLIDSADALIAATRSQDFGQTVTLQVERQGEGEPIPVEVTLSTE
- a CDS encoding SAF domain-containing protein, producing MDLHAQFAQLRTPGYRRSVIIRRIVAVVLVIAATLHVIVGVSRDDPAVVVFAREVAPGTTLTGEDVALRRLPADAVPQGALSDLALAEGQLLAAAASAGEVVTSTRLVGPDLTATLVAEEPPGEEFSLVPVPVAESDIIPLLHHGARVDVIAQGPRTVATGGRVVTSGEKGTVLVLFRQSQAEAVAAASLDGPLTLLLSRHIQPPSIP
- the mscL gene encoding large conductance mechanosensitive channel protein MscL, which gives rise to MLQGFKDFIMRGNVIDLAVGVVIGAAFTAVVTAFSDSIINPFLAALGGVDYSGLGFFVREGNEATFVDFGALITAIINFLLIAAVIYFLLVMPMNKLDETQKRRKGVDPEEPAPTETELLAEIRDLLSNQNPNSTQKPLN